A stretch of DNA from Solenopsis invicta isolate M01_SB chromosome 5, UNIL_Sinv_3.0, whole genome shotgun sequence:
GCTATGCAGTAGAATCTGTCCAGCTACTTGTGTCGCTTACCTTATAGTTCCGTGCAGCTATTCTATCAGTATGGGGTATTGGAGGGTGCAGTCTCATTGATTCAGCTATGACGCTGTCCAAGAAAGATAGCTCATTAATCAAATCCATGGTCAATTCTTTTCCGGACAGGTATGCCTTTATCTCGTTGTATAAAGTATCTTGGTGTTCCGGGTGACGCGCCAGATCGTATAGGGCAAAAGCGATTGCAGTCGCGCTAGCTTCGAATCCGACAAGGTACAAACTTGTGGGATGTGCCAGTAAATTCTCACCTTCAAACTCTACGacattaattaaatgataaattaattaaacaattaaactataatattaatgcttaataggttgttataatttttcttaagaaaTCATGAATCTGATGCAATAAACATgtatcaaattttacaatattaataatagagtATCTATATAATACGTACAAATACtgcacaataatataattttttaaatgttataaaatgtgGTCTTTACTGTAAATGGGATTCTGTTCTCCATTTCTGAGTGCTAACATGGAATCTATCATATCTCCTCTCTTAAACCCCAGCTTTTCTCTGTTATTCATGGAGTTCCAGAAAATCTCGCGAAAAGAATTCGCGTGACGTTTAACAAACGGTGCAACTAAGAAATCCCATTCGGGAAAGAAGAAGAGAATAATGAATACAATGGCGCCCTTTAATCCTTCGAAGACCTTCAAACCTGCAAATGCGTAAtgtgtttaattctatatatgaCAATTACACgtatatttgataaaagtaaCGTTGTATatcctctttttttattttctatgattatagaacaaacatttttatatttctgttttggtaaaaaagtttttataatatcatatttttttgtatacttaataatattaatttataaagttttttaaaaaaataccctaaattttagattttatgaGCACTATTAAAGTGTTCGAATTagtataaaaagtttgaaaaattttctggaaaaccataaaattatattacaagttACATATAAAATCAGTTtcgaaatttatatagaaattctgaaaaattatgtgaagaatactgagaaaaataattactgGTAAAGCAAAAGCTGTTTCCAGGATCTACACCAGATAAAATCAACGCGTAATCTCACCGTTTTTTACAAAGGCAGCTTCCTTTTCATCGAATGAATTTATGCTGATGCCGAACATCAGCGAAGCTATGACACTGCTAGAATAACGAGCACCGAGATTCTTAGCTTCCCATTCTCTTCGTCCAGCCTCGTCTGCCGTTGGCAATTTCTCGATGAAATTCAACATAGATTTTCCGCATTCTACCATCAGCGGCATCATATTTTTCAGTTTCTGTCCTGTCAAGGTTGGAGTCAGCTTGGCCCTGAGGTATTTCCATCTTGGCTGCTTTATGGATAGGAGGCTGGTCATGCCTGCCATGTCCCTCTCGAGGCCCGAACCAAATTGCCGATTCGAGAAGATATCAAAATCCTTGATCATAATCTGTTTAATTAAGCCGTGGTCTCGTAGAAGCAGCATGGGTTTATAGAAGACATAAAAGCCAATGTAGGGATCGTTCGGCTCGGCGCTGTTGTATATTTCGCTTAATATCCTAGCCGGAGGCTTCTTCATAGTGATGCAGTCTTTGAAATTACCGAAGAGCAGATGCGTCGGTGGGCTTTTCACACCGCGTCTACTCCAATATGACAACCTGTACTTGGCGTTCGCGTAGAAGAGGCTGAGGATTATTATTAGTGCGGTCGTGGAATAAATTAAGTAGTCCATCGTCGATAGGCGGATGGCGTAATATTTGTTGACTTATACGTTTCTTCCAATTGTTTCTAACGTTCAGAAATAGTTTAGAGTTGTTTAATGTTGTTTTTTTGACgcgtattttatatatctaaGAAGGTTATATCTTGTCtacctttttattaatataagtttaGTTAATCCGTTTTTTTGTCAAGTTTTCTTCGAAAGtaatattgtgataaaaattaatatattaaaataataaatatagcattATATGCCGATCGAAGCCGGTTCTTAGtgctaaataactttttttaagtgaatttatAAGCATTTACAATTTTCTCCCAAACTGCAAGTCGTAATTTTTCCGGATTTAAAAcgtatagaaattaataaaatttcttattcagGCTAGTTTAGTTTGTTCTTATTGCAGTATTTTATAAACCAGAAGATTATgagattttattagaaatattgaaaattatattcttttttttgtttttaatattataatctaaacttataaattcaaattttattttaaaactatcttAAGTACTGTCTTAGAAAATGAGatacaaaataacaaataaaaatcataaaattttcttgaaaaattgtatgtaatctATATGAATcgattttcataattaaagGAAACTTATAGTaacaaatataatctttttttttttatgtgaataaaatgaTAGAGAAACTATActttcatataataaatttaaacagttATAATTTTTCAGTGTTTTAAAGTACTGTCGGGATCTATCCTTATCGTGAAAATACGAGGTTTACTCTGCtaatgacttataaaaaaaatccctTATTAAAAAGGGCTGAtagaaaacggttaaatattagtacttttgaaaaattgtatcatTACTGTTCTGGTTTTTctgatgcattttttttatccaaaaaaCATTTATCGTAATGAATATAATTCTATTGGATGTATGCcttatattatcaaaacaacaaagaatatattatattgtataataatttccatcatttataatttttaatgctaaaatttataaatgttggaataaataattatgtacaaatttataactataatattttacgatacacacattttataaatgctAATCTTTTTATACCATAgtcatttaataatgttatataatattctagtaGACAGTCAAACTTTGATACCAACGTAAATTAATCTGAAAATCTTCATAATTTCTAGTGTTTTCTATGAGTGTAAGCATACACATATtctatattctattatattacgTTTTCTGCATTTGCATGTAGTTATCATAACATATACGAATCGACCTACAGAAATTCTATCGTGTTTTGTCGGAGCAATGGTTCACTGGTTTTCATGGTTCTCGAAATGATTATTTACTTATAACATATTCCATAAGGGTACTGCTAAGTACTTGGTATCTATGTAAATGAATCTCAACTTAACTTTGCAATAACTTATTGCTTCTTATATGAGTTTTATCAGGTTTGTTTTTTACTGCTGCACTAGATTACACTAGAATTTTTCTTCTCATCATAATTCAAAGATATATCTACTTTACTTTAACTGTAGAAAACCtagcgtgtttgattctgtccatggggaaattttccaaactgagaagctatcattctacatacttacagttcatgattaacgtaactaTCAATatgctctagtcgttacattaatcaaacTGCGAGtgtgtagaaagatagcgaatGTTTAGTTTAGCAACGAGACTAATGTATCACTAAAAAGTACAAATCAAATAAATGACGTTAATCTTCTTGCGTTCAACGGTTTACTACACAAAAGGTGATTTAACagatttgatattttactaatttc
This window harbors:
- the LOC105204422 gene encoding cytochrome P450 6k1, with protein sequence MDYLIYSTTALIIILSLFYANAKYRLSYWSRRGVKSPPTHLLFGNFKDCITMKKPPARILSEIYNSAEPNDPYIGFYVFYKPMLLLRDHGLIKQIMIKDFDIFSNRQFGSGLERDMAGMTSLLSIKQPRWKYLRAKLTPTLTGQKLKNMMPLMVECGKSMLNFIEKLPTADEAGRREWEAKNLGARYSSSVIASLMFGISINSFDEKEAAFVKNGLKVFEGLKGAIVFIILFFFPEWDFLVAPFVKRHANSFREIFWNSMNNREKLGFKRGDMIDSMLALRNGEQNPIYKFEGENLLAHPTSLYLVGFEASATAIAFALYDLARHPEHQDTLYNEIKAYLSGKELTMDLINELSFLDSVIAESMRLHPPIPHTDRIAARNYKVPGTELIIEKNVPVYLSITSTNEDPKYFSNPQNFIPLRTKNKQFYEFLAFGVGPRSCMGLRFALLIVKIALITILSKYIVSYETDKKHTSRNNDAFHVLTYVANGLYVKFKKRN